In Coleofasciculus sp. FACHB-1120, one genomic interval encodes:
- a CDS encoding ABC transporter ATP-binding protein translates to MSDTVLDIRNLQVQFLTDEKQILAVDGISFKLSRGQTLGIVGESGSGKSVTSLAVMGLVPTPGRISGGEIWFQNSQERGGSVVNLRDLSAEELRKYRGGQISMIFQEPMSSLNPVFTCGFQLVEAIRQHQNVTPAEARRQAIARLQEVKLLANDEDMRQRYLEERPEARRDSEAEINQQINQQKLAMLDRYPHELSGGQLQRMMIAMAISCNPAVLIADEPTTALDVTVQATILDLLRELRDARGMSMMFIGHDLGVIAEIADVVAVMYQGKIVEYGSVEQIFSNPQHPYTKGLLACRPSLTRRLKYLPTVADFMEVVKTPSGEIEIREKTGVKSQESEEILGSTQNLEAIDRISTTEKALLSVRDLQVGFPIQGMFGQTKRYLMAVNGISFDVYPGETLGLVGESGCGKSTLARTILRLIEPTSGQIEFEGEDITKVSNRRLRQLRREMQIVFQNPFSSLDPRLKIGDAVMEPLQIHHYGKNSKERRDRAAYLLERVGLNAAWMNRYPHEFSGGQRQRVCIARALALNPKFIICDESVSALDVSVQAQVLNLLKEVQSEFGLTYIFISHDLSVVKFMSDRIMVMNRGKIEEIGSAENLYREPKQEYTRQLIAAIPTGSLEQIQQRQQDRIKISAGGREIVS, encoded by the coding sequence TGATGAAAAGCAAATTCTGGCAGTTGATGGTATTTCCTTCAAACTGAGTCGCGGGCAGACTTTGGGCATTGTGGGAGAGTCGGGATCGGGTAAATCGGTGACTTCCCTCGCCGTCATGGGTCTGGTGCCAACTCCGGGCAGGATTAGCGGCGGTGAAATTTGGTTTCAAAACTCACAGGAACGAGGCGGATCTGTAGTAAATTTGCGGGATCTGAGTGCAGAGGAGTTGCGGAAATATCGGGGTGGTCAGATTTCGATGATTTTCCAGGAACCGATGAGTTCCCTAAACCCAGTTTTTACCTGTGGGTTTCAGTTAGTCGAAGCAATCCGTCAGCATCAAAATGTAACGCCTGCCGAGGCGAGGCGGCAAGCGATCGCACGTCTCCAAGAAGTCAAACTCCTCGCTAACGATGAAGACATGCGGCAACGCTATCTAGAAGAAAGACCAGAAGCCAGAAGAGATAGCGAAGCAGAAATTAATCAGCAGATCAATCAGCAAAAATTGGCAATGCTGGATCGCTACCCCCACGAACTCTCCGGCGGGCAATTGCAACGGATGATGATTGCAATGGCAATTTCCTGCAATCCAGCGGTGTTGATTGCTGACGAACCGACGACCGCTTTGGATGTAACGGTACAAGCAACGATTCTGGATCTGTTGCGGGAGTTACGCGACGCCCGTGGGATGTCGATGATGTTTATCGGTCACGACTTGGGGGTGATTGCTGAAATTGCCGACGTTGTCGCCGTGATGTATCAAGGCAAAATTGTTGAATACGGCTCGGTCGAACAAATTTTTTCTAACCCCCAACATCCTTACACCAAAGGTTTGTTAGCCTGTCGCCCCAGCCTCACCCGCCGGTTGAAATACCTGCCGACCGTCGCTGACTTTATGGAAGTGGTGAAAACACCCAGCGGCGAAATTGAGATTCGAGAAAAAACAGGCGTCAAGAGTCAGGAATCAGAAGAAATTCTGGGTTCAACTCAAAACTTAGAAGCGATAGATCGCATCTCTACCACTGAAAAAGCTCTACTCTCTGTCCGCGACCTCCAAGTTGGCTTTCCAATCCAGGGAATGTTTGGTCAAACCAAACGTTATTTAATGGCGGTGAATGGCATCTCATTTGATGTTTATCCCGGTGAAACGCTGGGATTGGTGGGAGAATCTGGCTGTGGCAAAAGTACCTTAGCGCGTACTATCCTGCGCTTGATCGAACCGACAAGCGGGCAGATCGAGTTTGAAGGGGAAGATATTACAAAAGTCAGTAATCGGCGGCTGCGGCAATTGCGGCGCGAGATGCAAATTGTCTTCCAAAATCCTTTTAGTTCTCTCGATCCGCGTCTAAAAATCGGAGATGCGGTGATGGAACCGCTACAAATTCATCACTATGGGAAGAATTCTAAGGAACGACGCGATCGCGCAGCCTATCTCTTAGAGCGTGTAGGCTTAAATGCTGCCTGGATGAATCGCTATCCCCACGAGTTTTCTGGCGGACAGCGCCAGCGGGTTTGTATTGCTCGTGCTTTGGCACTCAATCCCAAATTCATCATCTGCGACGAATCTGTCTCGGCGCTAGATGTCTCCGTACAGGCGCAAGTGCTGAATTTGCTGAAAGAAGTCCAAAGCGAATTTGGCTTAACTTACATCTTTATTTCCCATGACTTGAGCGTGGTGAAATTTATGAGCGATCGCATCATGGTCATGAATCGAGGCAAAATCGAAGAAATTGGCTCCGCTGAAAATCTCTACCGCGAACCGAAGCAAGAATACACGCGCCAGTTAATTGCCGCCATTCCTACCGGGAGTCTAGAACAGATTCAGCAGCGTCAGCAAGACCGAATCAAGATATCAGCAGGAGGGCGAGAAATCGTTAGTTAA
- a CDS encoding DoxX family protein, whose translation MTENRPYIGLKTRDIALAYLLLRILIGVNYFNHGFTRIGNIPGFAENTVNQLANSYFPEFLVRINSYLVPPVELIVGVLITLGLATRSALIATFILMIILMMGVTSIQNWGAAQTMLIYGIVLFILLAGSSFNIYSLDRWLANRRTVAGSGEHRDKNILNFANNFWARRRRQKRLPTYTSSK comes from the coding sequence ATGACTGAAAATAGACCCTACATTGGTCTAAAAACTAGGGATATTGCGCTCGCCTATTTGTTGCTGCGAATTCTTATCGGCGTGAATTACTTTAATCACGGGTTTACTCGCATCGGCAATATTCCCGGTTTTGCTGAAAACACTGTCAACCAACTTGCAAATTCTTATTTCCCGGAATTTTTGGTAAGGATCAATTCTTACTTAGTACCCCCAGTTGAATTAATTGTGGGAGTGTTGATCACGCTCGGATTAGCAACGCGAAGCGCCCTAATAGCAACATTTATCCTGATGATCATCTTGATGATGGGCGTCACATCCATACAAAACTGGGGTGCAGCACAAACGATGCTTATTTACGGGATTGTGCTATTCATCTTGCTAGCTGGTAGTAGCTTCAATATTTACTCCCTCGATCGCTGGCTTGCCAATAGGCGGACTGTTGCAGGTTCAGGAGAGCATCGCGACAAAAACATACTCAACTTTGCCAACAACTTTTGGGCAAGACGCAGACGACAAAAACGTTTGCCTACTTATACCAGTTCTAAATGA
- a CDS encoding B12-binding domain-containing radical SAM protein, producing the protein MRVLLLYPLFPKSFWSFEKTLALLNRKAMLPPLGLVTVAAILPQEWEFKLVDRNVTQITEAEWAWADLVILSAMIVQKEDLLDQIKEAKQRGKLVAVGGPYPTALPQEVESVGADYLILDEGEITLPMFVEAVQRGETSGTFRAGGEKPDVSSTPVPRFDLLDFDAYSEMSVQFSRGCPFQCEFCDIIVLYGRKPRTKTPSQLLAELERLYELGWRRSIFMVDDNFIGNKRNVKLFLKELQPWMVEHQYPFSFATEASVDLAKDQELMDMMVQCNFGAVFLGIETPDEESLALTQKFQNTRDSLSDSVQAIARSGLRVMAGFIVGFDGEKPGAGDRIVNFVEKTAIPTALFSMLQALPDTALWHRLKKEGRLRGESANINQTTLMNFVPTRPLEDIAREYIDAFWTLYDPERFLDRTYRHFRILGEATYPNKGKRAKKKIDWVVIRALLIICWRQGVLRKTRWQFWRNLFSMYRHNRGGISSYLAVCAQIEHFVEYRQIVKEQIEAQLAEFMAEDAKLQQPQEVKTPVNA; encoded by the coding sequence ATGCGAGTTTTACTTCTATATCCGCTATTTCCTAAAAGTTTTTGGTCTTTTGAGAAAACTTTGGCTTTGCTAAATCGTAAGGCAATGTTACCGCCTTTGGGTTTAGTGACAGTTGCCGCAATTTTGCCCCAAGAGTGGGAGTTTAAGCTAGTAGATAGAAATGTTACCCAAATAACTGAAGCTGAATGGGCATGGGCAGATTTAGTAATTCTGTCGGCAATGATTGTCCAAAAAGAAGATTTGCTAGATCAAATCAAAGAAGCAAAGCAAAGGGGTAAGTTAGTCGCAGTCGGCGGCCCTTATCCCACCGCTTTACCTCAAGAAGTAGAATCGGTAGGCGCAGATTATTTGATTTTGGATGAAGGGGAAATCACCCTGCCGATGTTTGTGGAGGCAGTGCAACGTGGCGAAACTTCAGGAACTTTTCGGGCGGGAGGAGAGAAGCCGGATGTCAGTTCCACACCCGTTCCCCGCTTTGATTTACTGGATTTTGACGCTTATTCAGAAATGTCTGTGCAGTTTTCGCGGGGATGCCCATTTCAATGCGAATTCTGCGACATTATTGTCCTTTACGGACGCAAACCGCGGACAAAAACGCCATCTCAATTATTAGCAGAATTAGAACGCCTTTATGAGTTGGGTTGGCGACGTAGCATCTTTATGGTGGATGACAATTTTATCGGGAATAAGCGGAATGTCAAGTTATTCCTGAAAGAGTTGCAACCGTGGATGGTGGAACATCAGTATCCTTTCTCTTTTGCTACGGAAGCATCGGTGGATTTGGCAAAAGATCAAGAATTGATGGATATGATGGTTCAGTGTAATTTTGGGGCGGTGTTTTTAGGAATTGAAACACCGGATGAGGAGAGTTTAGCACTAACTCAGAAGTTCCAAAATACGCGAGATTCATTAAGTGATTCCGTTCAAGCGATCGCGCGATCGGGATTGCGGGTGATGGCTGGGTTTATCGTCGGCTTTGATGGAGAAAAACCCGGTGCAGGCGATCGCATTGTCAATTTTGTCGAGAAAACGGCGATTCCCACCGCTTTATTTAGTATGTTGCAAGCTTTACCCGATACAGCCCTTTGGCATCGGTTAAAGAAAGAAGGACGTCTCCGAGGCGAATCCGCCAACATCAATCAAACAACATTGATGAATTTCGTGCCCACACGCCCCCTAGAAGATATTGCCCGCGAATACATCGATGCATTTTGGACATTGTACGATCCAGAGCGTTTTTTAGACCGTACTTACCGTCACTTTCGCATCTTAGGAGAAGCGACGTATCCGAATAAGGGCAAACGTGCGAAGAAGAAAATAGATTGGGTTGTGATTCGAGCATTATTAATCATTTGTTGGCGACAAGGCGTACTTCGTAAAACTCGTTGGCAGTTCTGGCGCAACTTGTTTAGTATGTATCGACACAATCGAGGTGGAATCAGCAGTTATTTAGCAGTTTGCGCTCAAATCGAGCATTTTGTAGAGTATCGCCAGATTGTTAAAGAGCAAATTGAGGCGCAGTTGGCAGAGTTTATGGCAGAAGATGCGAAGCTCCAACAGCCACAAGAGGTGAAAACTCCAGTGAATGCGTAA